One part of the Paenibacillus silvisoli genome encodes these proteins:
- the glpX gene encoding class II fructose-bisphosphatase, producing the protein MERELALEIVRVTELAALAAAPWMGRGDKHRADEAATNAMRGMLDSVSIRGTVVIGEGEMDEAPMLYIGEQVGDLQGPEVDVAVDPLEGTELVAKGLNNAMAVIAVAPKGKLLHAPDMYMEKLAVGPALAGKLKLEDPIRTTVEKAALALHKQVSDLTVMLLDRPRHAELIRNLREVGVRIKFLSDGDVAGAIAPAFPEAGIDLYVGSGGAPEGVLAAAALKCLGGEIQGRLMPQDEEQEKRCKAMGLSDPRKLLRMEDMIGDDDVIFAATGVTPGEFLGGVAMLAGQRAETHSIVMRVKTRTIRYIKSQHYLPNKPILGSL; encoded by the coding sequence GTGGAGCGGGAACTGGCGCTGGAGATCGTGCGGGTAACGGAGCTGGCGGCATTGGCTGCCGCTCCGTGGATGGGCAGGGGAGACAAGCATCGCGCAGATGAGGCGGCGACGAATGCGATGCGCGGCATGCTGGACTCCGTCTCGATTCGGGGGACGGTCGTCATTGGCGAAGGGGAAATGGATGAGGCGCCGATGCTCTACATCGGCGAGCAGGTCGGCGATCTGCAAGGGCCGGAGGTGGACGTGGCCGTCGATCCGTTAGAGGGAACCGAGCTTGTCGCCAAAGGGCTGAACAATGCCATGGCCGTCATTGCGGTAGCTCCGAAAGGAAAGCTGCTGCATGCGCCGGACATGTATATGGAGAAGCTCGCGGTTGGACCGGCTCTGGCCGGGAAGCTCAAGCTGGAGGACCCGATCCGGACGACGGTGGAGAAGGCGGCGCTCGCGCTTCATAAGCAGGTCTCGGACCTGACCGTCATGCTGCTCGACAGACCGCGCCACGCGGAGCTGATACGTAATTTAAGGGAGGTCGGCGTGCGGATCAAATTTCTGTCCGACGGCGATGTGGCAGGTGCGATCGCGCCGGCTTTTCCCGAAGCGGGCATCGATTTGTACGTCGGCTCCGGAGGTGCGCCGGAAGGCGTCTTGGCAGCGGCGGCGCTTAAGTGCCTAGGCGGCGAGATCCAAGGAAGGCTTATGCCGCAAGACGAGGAGCAGGAGAAACGCTGCAAGGCGATGGGGCTCTCCGATCCGCGGAAGCTGCTGCGGATGGAGGATATGATCGGCGACGATGACGTCATCTTTGCCGCCACCGGCGTGACGCCGGGCGAGTTTCTGGGCGGCGTCGCCATGCTGGCCGGCCAGAGGGCCGAGACGCATTCCATCGTCATGCGGGTCAAGACCAGGACGATCCGCTACATCAAGTCCCAGCACTACTTGCCGAACAAGCCGATTCTTGGCTCGCTATAA
- a CDS encoding CBS domain-containing protein, which produces MVGITLTARQVEIIKLVKQHAPITGDQLAEMLGTGKPTLRADLSLLVMLRLLEAKPRVGYFPGTAAEQGRERMFKRWEEASVKDVQGLPISVSETASVHDAVITLFMGNAEVLTVVDENRHFVGIVTPKELLKVTLGSNAASIPVSMAMSRLPAIAAVQADQPLLQAVKKMLVQELDGLPVVSGEEQPGRRSEVTGWISKTNILRWMMEQETDRRD; this is translated from the coding sequence GTGGTTGGCATCACGTTAACGGCAAGGCAAGTCGAGATTATAAAGCTGGTCAAGCAGCACGCGCCGATTACCGGCGATCAGCTCGCGGAGATGCTGGGGACAGGCAAGCCGACGCTGCGCGCGGATTTGTCCCTGCTCGTCATGCTGCGGCTGCTGGAGGCTAAGCCGAGAGTCGGTTATTTTCCGGGTACGGCGGCGGAGCAGGGCAGGGAGCGGATGTTTAAGCGCTGGGAAGAAGCGAGCGTCAAAGACGTGCAGGGACTGCCGATCAGCGTGTCGGAGACGGCGTCGGTCCACGATGCTGTTATTACGTTATTCATGGGCAACGCAGAGGTGCTGACGGTAGTGGATGAAAATCGGCATTTTGTCGGAATCGTGACGCCGAAGGAGCTGCTTAAGGTGACGCTGGGCAGCAATGCCGCGTCGATTCCCGTCAGCATGGCGATGTCGCGGCTGCCGGCGATCGCTGCGGTCCAAGCGGATCAGCCGCTGCTGCAAGCGGTAAAAAAAATGCTCGTTCAGGAGCTCGACGGCCTGCCGGTCGTATCGGGCGAAGAGCAGCCTGGCCGGCGATCCGAGGTTACAGGCTGGATTAGCAAAACGAACATTCTCCGCTGGATGATGGAGCAGGAAACGGACAGGCGGGACTAG
- a CDS encoding DHA2 family efflux MFS transporter permease subunit, which produces MSAQATSAVKSEEFSIRKILGPLAAIIVGIFMVVLDGTAVNVALPGFLQEFNTSYQVASWTVTGYALAQAAVIPLAGWLSDRFGAKQVFLISVFLFTVGSLLCALATSVEMLILFRVIQGVGGGMVLPIAMAFTYRLSPPEKVGAVMGMMGIPILLAPALGPVLAGYLIDYVSWKWLFLINLPIGLVGIILGIRTLPRIERQAVAALDKLGFLLAPIAFAGLSYGVSEGANGWTEAKTIIGIVVGAIALILFVVVELSRKEPLLELRVFRSPDFSKGIVVQWISQIALFGTMFLVPLFLQQAQHYSAFDTGLIMLPQAIAAGVFMPIGGKLFDKVGARPLVLTGMLLVTVAAFILSNVTADSGLMMIMGPLALLGAGMGLSMMPLNTHLMQAAPRDLVSRVTSLTNAAQQVMTSFAVAGLATILAKRMAVYAPTAKSELAAYSLSFGDTFLVLTFISVFGALLGLLLRKPAKVEGEEDRQPEMMMHVG; this is translated from the coding sequence ATGTCTGCACAAGCAACATCCGCTGTTAAGAGCGAGGAATTTTCCATCCGGAAAATTTTAGGCCCGCTTGCAGCCATTATTGTCGGTATTTTCATGGTCGTGCTGGACGGCACCGCGGTCAACGTGGCGCTTCCGGGTTTTCTTCAAGAATTTAATACGTCTTACCAGGTTGCATCCTGGACGGTAACGGGGTATGCGCTGGCCCAAGCGGCGGTTATTCCGTTAGCCGGGTGGCTGTCGGACCGCTTCGGCGCGAAACAAGTATTTCTCATTTCCGTCTTTCTGTTTACGGTAGGCTCGCTCTTATGCGCACTTGCCACATCCGTTGAAATGCTCATTTTGTTCCGCGTTATTCAAGGCGTCGGCGGCGGTATGGTGCTGCCGATCGCAATGGCATTTACGTATCGCCTCAGCCCGCCGGAGAAGGTCGGCGCCGTCATGGGGATGATGGGGATTCCGATTCTGCTCGCGCCGGCGCTAGGCCCGGTACTGGCAGGCTACCTCATTGATTATGTAAGCTGGAAATGGCTGTTCCTGATCAATCTTCCAATCGGTTTGGTCGGCATCATCCTCGGTATCCGTACGCTGCCGCGCATCGAGCGCCAAGCGGTTGCCGCGCTTGATAAACTCGGCTTCTTGCTGGCACCGATCGCTTTCGCGGGCTTGTCTTACGGCGTATCCGAAGGCGCTAACGGCTGGACGGAAGCCAAAACGATCATCGGTATCGTTGTCGGCGCAATTGCACTCATACTATTCGTTGTTGTAGAGCTTTCCCGCAAAGAACCGCTTCTCGAGCTGCGCGTCTTCCGCTCCCCTGATTTCTCGAAAGGGATCGTCGTGCAATGGATTTCCCAAATCGCTTTGTTCGGAACGATGTTCCTCGTGCCGCTCTTCCTGCAGCAGGCGCAGCACTACAGCGCTTTTGACACAGGATTGATCATGCTGCCGCAAGCGATCGCGGCCGGCGTATTCATGCCGATCGGCGGCAAGCTGTTCGATAAAGTCGGCGCAAGACCGCTTGTCCTGACGGGAATGCTGCTCGTTACCGTCGCGGCGTTCATTCTGTCCAACGTAACGGCTGATTCCGGATTGATGATGATCATGGGACCGCTGGCGCTTCTCGGCGCAGGCATGGGTCTGTCCATGATGCCGTTGAATACGCACTTGATGCAGGCAGCTCCGCGCGATCTGGTTAGCCGCGTAACGTCGCTGACGAATGCCGCGCAGCAGGTTATGACGTCGTTTGCGGTAGCCGGCTTGGCAACGATTCTAGCTAAACGGATGGCCGTTTACGCGCCGACTGCGAAGAGCGAGCTAGCCGCATACTCGCTGTCGTTCGGCGATACGTTCCTTGTGTTGACCTTCATCTCGGTGTTCGGCGCGCTGCTGGGCCTGCTCCTTAGAAAGCCCGCGAAAGTCGAAGGCGAAGAGGACAGACAGCCGGAAATGATGATGCATGTCGGCTAA
- a CDS encoding sensor histidine kinase, producing MRRNAWLLVIILIALLLGVNNTIYYFTTKDTLEDRLQHEMESVAKQIEISIELSRNGAEEYQEQIGRELRVASIATQYALSPDVEKVSNAQLVELSKKLDMVGITLLKRTPDNIYLYKSSIPKQIGYKTSSWKPWYQAFNQLYDEHRVTIDWGQSLTNFWTGPFEFATTDTSSIQKWGYYFDGTTNYMIDPFISYDSRQRDYDNATGVERLISQTLKENQTLSEITIINPETFPKGEKTTTITDNGEELEHMTQNPIINGNYTYKHNDDVKNVALANESNKTVSQDTVINGKHVVKLFIPVDITDKVASMLDENGQPLNRYVIALVSDYATIQQTLDKQFGNIVLIIVVVTGLSLLALYFIVSAYRKSQDKLIRKAQETYLDEINGLFQSIRAQRHDFVNHVQTISSLAELGKTNELKAYASDLTGEIRQMNDIINIGNPAIAALIRAKSLQAEVLKVDFQTEFHDMNQMGLGMKSLDMTRLLGNLIDNAFDEVLKYGEEQRTVHIEASQQQGFYQFAVSNTCLQADELMSKPLFQAGYTSKKDGHSGLGLHIVKSIVDQYKGIINLAVNEPNVVTFIIKVPN from the coding sequence ATGCGGCGTAATGCTTGGTTGCTTGTCATTATATTGATCGCTTTGCTTCTTGGGGTCAATAATACGATCTATTATTTTACGACCAAGGATACGCTGGAGGACCGGCTCCAACACGAGATGGAATCGGTTGCCAAACAGATCGAAATCTCGATCGAGCTTTCCCGGAACGGTGCGGAGGAATACCAGGAACAGATCGGCCGCGAGCTCCGCGTTGCTTCGATCGCGACCCAGTACGCGCTGAGCCCGGACGTCGAGAAGGTATCGAACGCGCAGCTGGTGGAGTTGTCCAAGAAGCTCGACATGGTCGGCATTACGCTGCTGAAACGGACGCCGGACAACATTTACTTATATAAATCTTCGATTCCGAAGCAAATCGGCTATAAAACGAGCTCCTGGAAGCCGTGGTATCAAGCCTTTAATCAGCTCTACGACGAGCACCGGGTTACGATAGATTGGGGTCAAAGCCTGACGAATTTCTGGACGGGCCCGTTCGAGTTCGCGACGACGGATACGAGCTCCATTCAAAAATGGGGCTACTACTTCGACGGCACGACCAACTACATGATCGATCCGTTCATCAGCTACGACAGCAGACAGCGCGACTACGATAATGCGACAGGCGTCGAGCGATTGATCTCGCAAACGTTGAAGGAAAACCAAACGCTGAGCGAAATTACGATCATAAACCCGGAGACGTTCCCGAAAGGGGAAAAAACGACGACGATCACGGACAACGGCGAAGAGCTTGAGCATATGACGCAAAATCCGATTATCAACGGGAATTATACGTACAAGCATAATGACGATGTGAAAAACGTCGCTTTGGCGAATGAATCCAATAAGACCGTGTCCCAGGATACCGTCATCAACGGAAAGCATGTCGTCAAGCTGTTCATTCCGGTTGACATTACAGACAAAGTAGCCAGCATGCTCGACGAGAACGGGCAGCCGCTCAACCGGTACGTCATCGCGCTCGTTTCCGATTACGCGACGATCCAGCAAACGCTCGATAAGCAGTTCGGCAATATCGTGCTGATTATCGTGGTTGTCACGGGGCTTAGCCTGCTTGCTCTTTATTTTATCGTATCGGCCTACCGCAAATCCCAGGATAAGCTGATCCGGAAAGCGCAGGAGACGTATTTGGACGAAATTAACGGACTGTTCCAGTCGATTCGCGCGCAGCGCCATGATTTCGTCAACCATGTCCAGACGATTAGCTCGCTGGCCGAGCTTGGCAAGACGAACGAGCTGAAAGCTTACGCATCGGATTTGACCGGCGAGATCCGCCAAATGAACGATATCATCAACATCGGAAACCCGGCGATCGCGGCGCTGATTCGGGCGAAGAGTCTGCAAGCCGAAGTGCTCAAGGTCGATTTCCAAACCGAGTTCCACGATATGAATCAAATGGGGCTGGGCATGAAATCGCTCGATATGACGCGCCTGCTCGGCAACCTGATCGACAACGCCTTTGACGAGGTGCTCAAATACGGGGAAGAGCAGCGGACGGTTCACATTGAGGCCAGCCAGCAGCAGGGGTTCTACCAATTTGCCGTAAGCAATACATGCCTGCAAGCAGATGAGCTGATGAGCAAGCCGTTGTTCCAAGCGGGCTACACCTCGAAGAAAGACGGCCATTCCGGCCTAGGCCTGCATATCGTCAAATCGATCGTCGACCAGTATAAAGGCATCATTAACCTTGCGGTCAACGAACCGAACGTGGTCACCTTCATCATCAAAGTGCCTAATTAA
- a CDS encoding phytanoyl-CoA dioxygenase family protein: MGTIHENIPFVDAATQDCITDEQAQFFLDNGFLVIRNVVVGEELALVQSEMQALYEKGAAGVDDNHDYMYGIGVKSGQQVFKRVEYVIEKSDPMKVLLGHPFVLRSVEKLQGRNFIATWDSMVLKAPNEGIVVPWHRDSAVPDGCTDPRPIFNVDFYLDEADMQTCLWVIPGSNKWSKEEAEKRCKDPGFSTDDAIPVPMQPGDVIFHNIEVLHGSPSGDGNPLRRTVYYEFRPGEIEAEFGPHTLEYLALKQHVLLDCIERRKRAPYAQGETPFAYSPAGAFAISSPKQPEKYRYAHEEYWRR; the protein is encoded by the coding sequence ATGGGTACGATCCATGAAAATATTCCTTTCGTCGACGCGGCGACCCAAGACTGCATCACGGATGAACAGGCGCAGTTTTTTTTGGATAACGGCTTTCTCGTTATTCGGAACGTCGTCGTAGGCGAAGAGCTGGCATTGGTGCAAAGCGAAATGCAAGCGCTTTACGAGAAAGGCGCGGCCGGGGTGGACGACAACCATGATTACATGTACGGCATCGGTGTGAAATCAGGCCAACAGGTCTTTAAACGAGTCGAATATGTCATCGAGAAAAGCGATCCAATGAAGGTGCTTCTGGGCCATCCGTTTGTATTGCGTTCGGTAGAGAAGCTGCAAGGCCGCAACTTCATTGCGACGTGGGACTCGATGGTGCTTAAAGCGCCGAATGAAGGCATCGTTGTACCGTGGCATCGCGATTCGGCCGTACCGGATGGCTGCACGGATCCGCGTCCGATCTTCAACGTCGATTTTTACTTGGACGAGGCCGATATGCAAACCTGCTTGTGGGTTATTCCGGGGAGCAACAAGTGGAGCAAGGAAGAGGCGGAGAAGCGCTGCAAGGATCCCGGCTTCTCGACGGACGATGCGATTCCGGTTCCGATGCAGCCGGGAGATGTCATTTTCCACAATATCGAGGTGCTTCACGGCTCGCCGTCCGGCGACGGCAACCCGCTGCGCCGCACGGTCTATTACGAGTTCCGGCCGGGCGAAATCGAAGCCGAATTCGGTCCGCATACGCTGGAGTATTTGGCGCTGAAGCAGCATGTGCTGCTGGATTGCATCGAGCGCCGCAAACGCGCGCCGTACGCGCAGGGCGAAACGCCTTTCGCGTACTCGCCGGCAGGCGCATTCGCGATCAGCTCGCCGAAGCAGCCGGAGAAGTACCGGTATGCGCACGAGGAGTACTGGCGGCGCTAG
- a CDS encoding helix-turn-helix domain-containing protein, translating into MGSDQKSKFLLTHREREVFELLVQDKTTRDIAQQLFISEKTVRNHISNVMQKLNVKGRSQAVVELIKLGELKI; encoded by the coding sequence ATGGGTAGCGACCAGAAGAGCAAATTCTTATTAACTCATCGTGAACGCGAGGTCTTCGAGCTGCTTGTGCAGGATAAAACCACAAGGGATATTGCACAACAACTGTTCATCAGCGAGAAAACCGTTCGGAACCACATTTCCAATGTTATGCAAAAATTGAACGTTAAAGGTCGTTCACAAGCGGTTGTCGAGCTGATAAAGCTTGGGGAATTAAAGATTTGA
- the glsA gene encoding glutaminase A, with translation MKMDQLREALPQWVSASRMHANDGQVASYIPELAKAPGDALGVTIMDARGEMASAGETNFPFTLQSISKVYTLLLALMDNGEDGVFAKVGMEPTGDDFNSMLKLELVEPGKPFNPLINAGAIAVSSLIHGDTPAEKTERILAFFNEAAGGASLAVNQDVFRSESATAHRNRSLAYFLKDNEVLGEEIDVEDVLRVYFQHCSVEVSCDQLSRMALLLAFDGFDPLGGRQIVPKRYVQIAKTFMIMCGMYNASGEFAIKVGIPAKSGVSGGILAIVPGQYGIGVIGPALGAKGNSTAGVHLLETMSAALNWRIF, from the coding sequence ATGAAAATGGATCAGCTGCGGGAAGCGCTGCCGCAATGGGTAAGCGCAAGCCGGATGCATGCGAATGACGGTCAGGTGGCCTCCTACATTCCGGAGCTCGCCAAAGCGCCCGGCGATGCGCTTGGCGTGACGATTATGGATGCGCGCGGGGAAATGGCGAGTGCCGGAGAGACGAATTTTCCGTTCACCTTGCAGAGCATTTCGAAGGTGTATACGCTGCTGCTTGCGCTGATGGATAACGGGGAAGACGGCGTATTTGCCAAAGTCGGCATGGAGCCGACGGGCGACGACTTCAACTCGATGCTGAAGCTTGAGCTCGTTGAACCCGGCAAGCCGTTCAATCCGCTCATTAATGCCGGCGCAATTGCCGTCAGCTCCTTGATACACGGCGATACGCCGGCCGAGAAAACGGAACGCATTCTCGCTTTCTTTAATGAAGCGGCAGGCGGGGCAAGCTTAGCCGTCAACCAGGATGTCTTCCGCTCGGAATCGGCTACCGCGCACCGCAATCGCTCGCTTGCCTACTTCTTGAAGGACAACGAGGTGCTGGGCGAAGAGATCGACGTAGAGGACGTGCTTCGCGTCTACTTCCAGCACTGCTCCGTTGAAGTCAGCTGCGACCAGCTCTCCCGGATGGCGCTGCTGCTGGCCTTCGACGGCTTCGATCCGCTGGGCGGCCGCCAAATCGTGCCGAAGCGGTACGTGCAGATCGCGAAAACGTTCATGATCATGTGCGGCATGTACAACGCCTCGGGCGAATTCGCGATCAAGGTCGGCATCCCGGCGAAGAGCGGCGTTTCCGGCGGCATCCTTGCCATCGTGCCGGGACAGTACGGAATCGGCGTCATCGGGCCTGCGCTCGGGGCCAAAGGCAATAGCACCGCAGGCGTTCATCTGCTCGAAACGATGTCGGCTGCGCTAAATTGGCGGATATTTTAA
- a CDS encoding helix-turn-helix transcriptional regulator, producing MSNAAKIPFHHVALPDHVKALYFHPPYITLAHLFHAPQQWGIASRMLSNYQFQYVVEGAAEYCIEGQTYVTRRGDLIYHSPAQVHNVHTIQGEKYICISILFDFGDTGYPVERMLGDERYLGNFSGHDIEKKLTQLIAHYHQPGLAHHTQCQALLMTILADLAGIKQEQETKTDGQQKIKTKMVLIRNYIEERYNANIQHRDLEALSGLSRNYIIINFRHLFGITPFEYLTRVRIERAKELAIQTNMSIGEIAGAVGYADVHTFGRMFKNKMGVSFSQFCSSMVT from the coding sequence ATGTCGAACGCGGCCAAAATCCCATTCCACCACGTCGCCTTGCCCGATCACGTCAAAGCGCTTTATTTTCACCCGCCCTATATTACGCTCGCCCATCTGTTTCACGCGCCTCAGCAATGGGGCATCGCCAGCCGGATGCTCAGCAACTACCAGTTTCAATACGTCGTGGAAGGCGCCGCCGAGTACTGCATCGAAGGACAAACGTACGTGACGCGCCGCGGCGATTTGATTTACCATTCACCGGCGCAGGTGCATAACGTTCACACGATCCAGGGCGAAAAATACATTTGCATCTCGATCCTGTTCGATTTCGGAGATACCGGATATCCCGTCGAGCGGATGCTCGGCGATGAGCGTTATTTGGGCAACTTTTCGGGGCATGACATCGAGAAGAAGCTGACGCAGCTCATTGCGCATTATCATCAGCCCGGACTTGCTCATCATACGCAGTGCCAAGCGCTGCTGATGACTATTTTGGCCGACCTCGCGGGCATTAAGCAGGAACAGGAAACGAAGACCGACGGCCAGCAAAAAATAAAAACCAAAATGGTGCTCATCCGCAACTACATCGAGGAACGTTACAACGCGAACATCCAGCACCGCGATCTGGAGGCGCTGTCCGGACTGAGCCGCAATTATATTATCATTAACTTCCGCCATCTCTTCGGCATAACGCCATTCGAATACTTGACGCGGGTCCGCATCGAACGGGCGAAGGAGCTTGCCATTCAGACGAACATGTCCATCGGCGAAATCGCCGGCGCCGTCGGATACGCGGATGTGCATACGTTCGGTCGCATGTTCAAAAACAAAATGGGCGTCAGCTTCAGCCAATTTTGCTCCTCCATGGTGACGTAA
- a CDS encoding retropepsin-like aspartic protease codes for MKIKYDGQLLTVAITVCYRGKTLQLDDIIIDTGSTHTIFSPDALESLGVTYENGDSVYEAYGIGGTVPFYTKIMDYIQLDSLRTEKVEIDVGMLPKSHKGLLGLDTLLSNGFIVDMDKLELTKRGSSNS; via the coding sequence ATGAAAATCAAATACGATGGGCAACTGCTGACCGTTGCTATTACCGTATGCTACCGCGGGAAGACATTGCAGCTTGATGATATCATCATCGACACTGGCTCCACACACACGATTTTTAGCCCTGATGCTCTCGAATCGCTTGGCGTTACATATGAAAACGGAGACTCCGTATATGAAGCTTACGGTATCGGGGGGACGGTACCTTTCTACACAAAAATCATGGATTATATCCAGCTTGATTCCTTGCGTACCGAAAAAGTAGAAATCGATGTCGGCATGCTGCCAAAGTCGCACAAAGGCTTGCTTGGATTGGATACTCTGCTATCGAATGGATTTATCGTAGATATGGACAAGCTGGAACTCACAAAGCGGGGTTCATCGAATAGCTGA
- a CDS encoding TetR/AcrR family transcriptional regulator: MQQRSERKDAARHRELILDTASQLFHEHGVESVSMHQIAKSAGIGQGTLYRRYSSKAELCMELLNDSFNRFSEQTTAVLKEAGHASARERLTLFLGRWIEYLSDEMQWFNAIKPDVWCSDEKVNMFDSPPFLYVTGTIRGLLEEAVQGGEAKQPLQTEFAAFNIATSMSPIAFVYFTEDRGLTPEQMKQQYIDYYVGLLFKP; encoded by the coding sequence ATGCAGCAACGGAGCGAACGAAAGGACGCCGCCAGACACCGCGAGCTCATCCTCGATACAGCCTCCCAGCTTTTTCATGAACACGGCGTGGAAAGCGTCAGCATGCATCAGATCGCCAAGTCCGCCGGAATCGGACAAGGCACGCTGTATCGGCGCTATTCCTCGAAAGCCGAGCTTTGCATGGAGCTGCTGAACGACAGCTTCAACCGGTTCTCGGAACAGACAACCGCCGTATTGAAGGAAGCCGGCCATGCGTCTGCCCGCGAGCGGCTGACGTTATTTTTGGGACGGTGGATCGAATATTTGAGCGATGAAATGCAGTGGTTCAATGCGATCAAGCCCGACGTATGGTGTTCCGACGAGAAGGTAAACATGTTTGATTCTCCGCCGTTTCTTTACGTAACCGGCACGATTCGAGGATTGCTGGAAGAAGCCGTTCAAGGCGGGGAAGCGAAGCAGCCGCTTCAAACCGAGTTTGCCGCCTTCAATATCGCGACCTCGATGAGCCCGATCGCGTTCGTTTATTTCACGGAAGACCGCGGCCTTACGCCGGAGCAGATGAAGCAGCAATATATCGATTATTATGTGGGCTTGTTGTTTAAACCATAA
- a CDS encoding pyruvate, water dikinase regulatory protein: MQPIYICSDAVGETAEAVVKAAMRQFAFEGVKLIRCGHIKTEDEIVHIVGEAARSGGFIAYTLVQPELRETMREESLLRGVRAIDVLGPMMQAFIDTFNDSPKRQPGLLHTLDDDYYRRIEAIEFAVKYDDGKDTKGLLLAEVVVIGVSRTSKTPLSIYLAHKGVRVANLPLVPEVKVPEELFKGERLVVGLTMKPEKLSGIRTERLKAMGLPFSAKYASAERIHAELSYAESIMKSLGCPVIDVTEKAIEETAGIIISWLQNTN, translated from the coding sequence ATGCAGCCGATCTATATTTGCTCGGACGCGGTCGGGGAAACGGCGGAGGCGGTCGTGAAGGCGGCGATGCGGCAGTTCGCTTTTGAAGGCGTGAAGCTGATTCGATGCGGTCATATCAAGACCGAGGACGAAATCGTCCACATCGTGGGCGAAGCGGCGAGGTCGGGCGGCTTTATCGCCTATACGCTGGTGCAGCCGGAGCTGCGTGAGACAATGAGGGAAGAGTCGCTGCTTAGAGGAGTAAGGGCCATCGATGTGCTGGGGCCGATGATGCAGGCGTTTATCGACACGTTCAACGATTCGCCGAAGCGGCAGCCCGGCTTGCTGCATACGTTGGATGACGATTACTACCGGCGGATCGAAGCGATCGAGTTCGCGGTCAAATACGACGACGGCAAGGATACGAAAGGACTGCTGCTGGCCGAAGTCGTGGTCATCGGCGTGTCGCGAACGTCAAAGACGCCGCTCAGCATCTACCTTGCGCATAAAGGCGTCCGCGTAGCGAATTTGCCGTTAGTGCCGGAAGTTAAAGTGCCGGAGGAGCTGTTTAAAGGCGAACGGCTGGTCGTTGGTCTGACGATGAAGCCGGAGAAGCTGTCGGGCATCAGGACGGAGAGATTGAAGGCGATGGGATTGCCATTTTCGGCGAAGTACGCCTCCGCAGAACGGATCCATGCGGAGCTGTCGTATGCGGAATCGATTATGAAGTCGTTAGGTTGTCCGGTTATCGATGTCACGGAGAAGGCGATCGAAGAAACGGCAGGCATTATCATAAGCTGGCTTCAAAATACGAACTAA
- a CDS encoding tetratricopeptide repeat protein, producing MVKILLFGLIWWLTGSPFLAILVLLAILYVLDRRFVGLSPSIVKPLRRLGAIRRLRQQIAMNPNDLPAKHELARLLIERKRYKEAKEWLMPLQDALENSAEYWDDLGACLVQLGETDAAEAAIRNALSINPRVKYGTPYLRLAGMYAQKNPETAIGHLQSFRAIHSSSVEAYYKLANLYAQLGRTEEAKQSLMECSAIYRSLPRYKKRQERKWAILAFFKRTRL from the coding sequence ATGGTTAAAATCTTACTTTTCGGCTTGATCTGGTGGCTCACGGGCAGCCCGTTTCTCGCCATTCTCGTACTGCTCGCCATCCTTTACGTGCTCGACCGCCGGTTCGTCGGCCTTTCGCCGAGCATCGTGAAGCCGCTTCGCAGACTAGGCGCCATCAGGCGGCTGCGCCAGCAAATCGCGATGAATCCGAACGACCTTCCGGCCAAGCACGAGCTGGCCCGTCTTCTTATTGAACGCAAACGATATAAAGAAGCCAAAGAATGGCTCATGCCGCTCCAGGACGCGCTCGAAAACTCGGCGGAATATTGGGACGATCTCGGCGCGTGTCTCGTCCAGCTCGGCGAGACCGATGCGGCGGAAGCGGCTATTCGGAACGCGCTTTCCATTAATCCGCGAGTCAAATACGGAACGCCCTACTTGCGGCTGGCCGGGATGTACGCGCAGAAAAATCCGGAGACGGCCATCGGGCATTTGCAATCGTTCCGCGCCATTCATTCCTCCTCGGTCGAAGCGTACTACAAGCTCGCGAATCTCTATGCGCAGCTTGGCAGAACGGAAGAAGCGAAGCAGTCGCTGATGGAGTGCAGCGCGATCTACCGGTCGCTGCCCCGCTATAAGAAGCGGCAGGAGCGCAAATGGGCGATATTGGCCTTTTTCAAACGGACTCGGCTTTAA